A single region of the Salvelinus sp. IW2-2015 linkage group LG20, ASM291031v2, whole genome shotgun sequence genome encodes:
- the LOC111981526 gene encoding uncharacterized protein gives MMSSDRDKGTVYDSFQLRNQWENRAKQFSQKGQLEKERQGKSALNGLYKKWQSRLANKNGTPTAAEKKGKGSDISDFRKVAVIPDIDADIEGAMFKVVPPPKIPKPAPSPPPPKNKPPKRAKPQVLKPAGGWDESWKSLKPPEQEVQPEEKWWRDFKPDRYLPLSEWARPFKCRPLLFSFILHQLTELWQRGWPVFSREQSNKLLKAKPLDVEVNLPGWEDAWKTSKSLSKQHIENQMITETVQPKAFFPGWTESWKVAGENVQNSGRYLRDWHESWSLCQEHHRCKAPIDXQLMSKHVLSDELLISQLDEDIPSSSDWIESWKSVKCQPQSQESQSEPKGTELKVEMSHVPLHLQFHKLNTSFSNWHKSWKVSTANNEAIEDGWKGSWKICSQHQNDTKAQRDVVFFSNKYKTQKFRGVDSMPQSEWSKSWKTPMPPQHTFLPGWKESWKQNSNPYWKDWHESWRLCQEHHCCKSFMDSQYCHHAMMMSKCLLTNELLSSQLDEEIPSSYEWIVSWKSVKPYPQSQSDSEETESELEMSHVPLHLQFYKLNTPFSNWHESWKVSTAQAVAGKDEQQHSSTEWTDSWKISWTNLNKNYLKPPTDVVFFSRHKTERFLSVDCMVQNEWSECWKTIKPTQYTETQEEEEEKDSHSDSSKHLSHLIEIPLNDWAESWRFKPEDESPTSPKTAQPLAPKPEEEMLKASTPSPPQPYKYNLNQAIWGDSWKILKPPQKEGPSEKKWWRAFKQDRNLPFNEWAKPFKCRPLLFSRLLHTQTTSWQQGWPAFSREQSNKLLNAKPLDNKVNLPEWEDAWKTLKPLHKQHAENKMITERVQPDDFLPGWTESWKVAGNNVQNNNPYLKDWRESWRFCHEHHSYRTSIDSQNRQYLPISLKHKLSNDLLISQLDEYITSSPEGVESWKSLKNQPQSQSEPEEIESEIDMPDVPLHLQFHKINTPFSDWRQSWKVSTAESEGETQQREWHGSWKIYCPNLSKNNTKAQNDVVFLSNKHKTYKCLGVDHAEDSMPQNEWSESWKTQQQLEDWAESWRLSVAPESNNSVSLDRWKQSWRLSNPNHPHQLNQGTEPLIHNGPKHHMQLHEVELPQAEWSNSWQYLKSDTLDPNTKKKTDIQ, from the coding sequence GCTTTACAAAAAGTGGCAGTCTCGCCTGGCGAACAAAAATGGAACCCCTACGGCAGCGGAGAAGAAAGGAAAGGGCAGCGACATATCTGACTTCAGAAAGGTTGCGGTGATCCCAGACATTGATGCTGACATCGAAGGAGCCATGTTTAAGGTGGTACCACCACCAAAGATTCCCAAACCTGctccatccccaccaccacccaaaAATAAACCACCCAAGAGGGCAAAGCCCCAAGTTCTCAAACCAGCCGGAGGCTGGGATGAGTCATGGAAGAGCCTGAAGCCCCCAGAGCAGGAAGTCCAACCTGAGGAAAAATGGTGGAGGGATTTTAAGCCAGATAGATACCTACCTCTCAGCGAATGGGCAAGGCCCTTCAAGTGTCGACCACTGTTATTCAGTTTCATCCTTCACCAGCTAACAGAGTTGTGGCAGCGAGGATGGCCAGTGTTCAGCCGGGAACAAAGCAACAAACTATTGAAAGCTAAGCCTTTGGATGTCGAAGTAAACCTTCCAGGGTGGGAGGACGCTTGGAAGACATCCAAATCTTTATCCAAGCAACACATTGAGAACCAGATGATTACAGAAACAGTACAGCCCAAAGCCTTCTTCCCAGGCTGGACAGAATCTTGGAAGGTCGCAGGTGAAAATGTCCAAAACAGTGGCCGATATCTGAGGGATTGGCACGAGTCCTGGAGTTTGTGCCAAGAACACCACAGGTGCAAGGCCCCCATAGACTYCCAGTTGATGTCAAAACATGTGTTGTCCGATGAGTTGTTGATCTCCCAGCTTGATGAGGATATCCCATCTTCATCAGATTGGATAGAGTCCTGGAAATCTGTGAAATGTCAGCCCCAGTCCCAAGAGTCCCAGTCAGAACCCAAAGGGACTGAATTAAAGGTAGAAATGTCCCATGTGCCACTGCATCTCCAGTTCCACAAGCTTAACACATCTTTCTCAAACTGGCACAAGTCTTGGAAAGTGTCAACTGCAAATAACGAAGCAATTGAAGATGGATGGAAAGGTTCCTGGAAGATATGTAGTCAGCATCAAAATGACACAAAAGCCCAAAGAGATGTTGTGTTTTTCTCAAATAAGTACAAGACCCAAAAGTTCCGGGGTGTCGACAGCATGCCTCAGAGTGAATGGTCTAAATCCTGGAAGACCCCCATGCCTCCCCAACATACTTTCTTGCCAGGTTGGAAAGAATCTTGGAAACAAAACAGCAATCCATATTGGAAGGATTGGCATGAGTCCTGGAGGTTGTGCCAAGAACACCACTGTTGCAAGTCCTTTATGGACTCCCAGTACTGCCATCATGCTATGATGATGTCAAAATGCTTGCTGACCAATGAGCTGTTGAGCTCCCAGCTTGATGAGGAGATCCCATCTTCATACGAGTGGATAGTGTCCTGGAAATCTGTGAAACCTTATCCTCAGTCCCAGTCAGATTCAGAAGAAACTGAATCAGAGTTGGAAATGTCCCATGTGCCACTGCATCTTCAGTTCTACAAGCTTAACACACCCTTCTCAAACTGGCACGAGTCTTGGAAAGTGTCAACTGCGCAAGCTGTAGCAGGTAAAGACGAACAACAGCATTCTTCAACAGAATGGACTGATTCCTGGAAAATATCTTGGACGAACCTAAATAAAAATTACTTAAAACCCCCAACGGATGTTGTATTTTTCTCAAGGCATAAGACTGAACGTTTCTTGAGTGTTGACTGTATGGTCCAGAATGAATGGTCTGAATGCTGGAAGACCATCAAGCCTACCCAATACACTGagacacaggaggaggaggaggaaaaagatAGCCATTCTGATTCCTCTAAACATTTGTCACATCTAATAGAGATTCCTTTGAATGATTGGGCAGAATCATGGAGGTTCAAGCCAGAGGACGAGAGCCCCACCTCACCCAAGACGGCACAGCCCCTAGCCCCAAAACCAGAGGAGGAGATGCTGAAAGCCAGCACACCATCACCTCCTCAGCCTTACAAATACAATCTTAACCAGGCAATCTGGGGTGATTCCTGGAAAATCCTGAAGCCCCCACAGAAGGAAGGCCCATctgagaaaaaatggtggagggCGTTTAAGCAGGACAGAAACCTACCTTTCAATGAATGGGCAAAGCCCTTCAAGTGTCGACCACTGCTATTCAGTCGCTtactgcacacacaaacaacatcctGGCAGCAGGGATGGCCAGCRTTCAGCCGGGAACAAAGCAACAAACTACTGAATGCTAAGCCTTTGGATAACAAAGTAAACCTTCCGGAGTGGGAGGATGCTTGGAAGACACTCAAGCCTTTACACAAGCAGCATGCTGAGAACAAGATGATTACAGAAAGAGTACAGCCTGATGACTTCTTGCCAGGTTGGACAGAATCTTGGAAGGTCGCAGGTAACAATGTTCAAAACAACAATCCATATCTGAAGGATTGGCGTGAGTCCTGGCGTTTTTGTCATGAACATCACTCATACAGGACCTCCATAGACTCCCAGAATCGGCAGTATCTCCCAATATCACTAAAACACAAGCTGTCCAATGATCTGTTGATCTCCCAACTTGATGAATACATTACGTCCTCACCAGAAGGGGTAGAGTCCTGGAAATCTTTGAAAAATCAACCTCAGTCCCAGTCAGAGCCCGAAGAAATTGAATCAGAGATAGATATGCCCGATGTGCCACTGCATCTCCAGTTCCACAAGATTAACACACCTTTCTCAGACTGGCGCCAGTCTTGGAAAGTGTCAACTGCAGAAAGTGAAGGcgaaacacaacagagagaatGGCATGGTTCCTGGAAGATATATTGTCCRAATCTgtcaaaaaacaacacaaaagccCAAAATGATGTTGTGTTTTTGTCCAATAAGCATAAGACTTACAAGTGCCTGGGTGTCGATCATGCTGAAGACAGCATGCCTCAGAATGAATGGTCTGAATCTTGGAAGACACAGCAGCAGTTGGAGGACTGGGCAGAGTCTTGGAGGTTATCTGTCGCCCCAGAATCCAACAACTCAGTATCACTGGACCGGTGGAAACAATCATGGAGACTCTCAAACCCAAATCACCCACATCAGCTTAACCAGGGCACAGAGCCTCTCATACACAACGGCCCCAAACACCACATGCAACTCCACGAGGTTGAACTTCCCCAGGCAGAATGGAGCAACTCCTGGCAGTACCTCAAGTCAGACACTCTGGATCCTAACACGAAGAagaaaacagacatacagtag